One window from the genome of Paracoccus zhejiangensis encodes:
- a CDS encoding sensor histidine kinase: MQQSTRQLGQIAQFLEAVPLAMLAVDRRMRVIAANAAAEAMFGPDLTDRPFVTVLRHPGVIQSLDWVIDPTGHAAPPVDPQLPAPPPGGHALRASITAKGRQIPCDITTSPLPPAMGEGALIALADGSGIEQADQMRRDFVANVSHELRTPLTALIGFIETLRGPARDDAGARSRFLGIMEAEAGRMNRLVADLLSLSRVESDERRRPSGRVELTGLLRGVVDTLVQRAEAAGVKLDLTLPPGEVRVTGDADQLVQVFQNLVENAVKYGGSGGWVGVSLAHVAHEPRLRGPGWSVLVEDRGDGIEALHLPRLTERFYRVDAHRSRAEGGTGLGLAIVKHIINRHRGQLRIESVKGKGSRFTVILPDRGTGG; this comes from the coding sequence ATGCAGCAAAGCACCCGCCAGCTTGGCCAGATCGCCCAGTTTCTCGAGGCGGTGCCACTGGCCATGCTGGCGGTGGACCGGCGGATGCGGGTCATCGCCGCCAATGCGGCAGCGGAGGCCATGTTCGGCCCCGACCTGACCGACCGTCCCTTTGTCACCGTGCTACGTCATCCGGGCGTCATCCAGTCGCTCGACTGGGTGATCGATCCCACCGGCCATGCCGCCCCGCCGGTCGATCCGCAACTGCCCGCGCCGCCCCCCGGCGGTCATGCGCTGCGCGCCAGCATCACGGCCAAGGGCCGGCAGATCCCTTGCGACATCACCACCAGCCCGCTGCCGCCGGCTATGGGCGAGGGCGCGCTGATCGCGCTGGCCGATGGTTCGGGGATCGAGCAGGCCGATCAGATGCGCCGCGATTTCGTTGCCAATGTCAGCCACGAGCTGCGCACGCCGCTGACCGCGCTGATCGGTTTCATCGAGACCCTGCGCGGCCCCGCCCGCGACGATGCCGGCGCGCGCTCGCGGTTCCTGGGGATCATGGAGGCCGAGGCCGGGCGGATGAACCGCCTTGTCGCCGATCTCCTGTCGCTCAGCCGGGTGGAATCGGATGAACGCCGCCGTCCCTCGGGCCGGGTCGAGTTGACCGGCCTGTTGCGCGGGGTGGTCGATACGCTGGTGCAGCGGGCCGAGGCGGCCGGGGTCAAGCTGGACCTGACCCTGCCGCCCGGCGAGGTGCGGGTGACGGGCGATGCCGACCAGCTGGTGCAGGTGTTCCAGAACCTCGTCGAGAACGCGGTGAAATACGGCGGCAGCGGTGGCTGGGTCGGGGTCTCCCTGGCCCATGTAGCGCATGAGCCGCGCCTCCGCGGGCCGGGCTGGTCGGTCCTGGTCGAGGATCGCGGCGACGGCATCGAGGCCTTGCACCTGCCGCGCCTGACCGAACGTTTCTACCGCGTCGATGCCCATCGCTCGCGCGCCGAGGGCGGCACCGGTCTGGGCCTTGCCATCGTCAAGCACATCATCAACCGCCATCGCGGGCAGCTGCGGATCGAAAGCGTGAAGGGCAAGGGCAGCCGCTTCACCGTGATCCTGCCCGATCGCGGCACCGGCGGCTGA
- a CDS encoding histidine phosphotransferase family protein → MTDSSTRIEPLDLALLLGSRLCHDLVSPLGAISNGVELMQMGGAPMAVAQGPEMQLVADAVEAARARIQTFRMAFGRSGEEQRISGPELARLIRDMGAQGRLKIELDSDGDQPRREVQMLLLALMCLESAMPWGGRVLVVRSGTGWRLVGEADRTKPEPELWSWLDGSAPDLPHPPSAKVHFALLAEAIRASGRSLTWELDERGAEISF, encoded by the coding sequence ATGACCGACAGTTCAACGCGGATCGAGCCGCTGGATCTCGCGCTTCTCCTCGGATCGCGGCTGTGCCACGACCTCGTCTCGCCGCTTGGCGCCATCTCGAACGGAGTAGAGCTGATGCAGATGGGCGGCGCACCGATGGCCGTGGCGCAGGGCCCCGAGATGCAGTTGGTGGCCGATGCGGTCGAGGCGGCGCGGGCGCGCATCCAGACCTTCCGCATGGCCTTCGGCCGCTCGGGCGAGGAACAGCGGATCTCTGGCCCGGAACTGGCACGGCTGATCCGCGACATGGGCGCGCAGGGGCGGCTGAAGATCGAACTGGACAGCGATGGCGACCAGCCGCGCCGCGAGGTGCAGATGCTGCTTCTGGCGCTGATGTGCCTCGAAAGCGCGATGCCCTGGGGCGGGCGGGTGCTGGTGGTGCGCAGCGGCACCGGCTGGAGGCTGGTCGGCGAGGCCGACCGGACCAAGCCCGAGCCCGAGCTGTGGTCCTGGCTGGATGGCAGCGCACCCGACCTGCCGCATCCGCCATCGGCCAAGGTGCATTTCGCGCTGCTGGCCGAAGCCATCCGCGCCTCGGGCCGCAGCCTGACATGGGAATTGGACGAGCGCGGGGCCGAGATCAGCTTCTAG
- the tgt gene encoding tRNA guanosine(34) transglycosylase Tgt gives MTDRFSFALNATDGRARTGAIQTPRGEVRTPAFMPVGTAATVKAMLPESVRQTGADILLGNTYHLMLRPGAERIARLGGLHQFMNWQRPILTDSGGFQVMSLAGLRKLTEEGVTFSSHVDGSKHFLSPETSMEIQRLLGSDIVMAFDECPALPAAEEDVAKSMRLSMRWAQRSRDAFGDRPGHALFGIMQGGVTRELREESAEALKAIGFEGYAIGGLAVGEGQEAMLGVLDYAPGLLPEDRPRYLMGVGKPDDIVGAVQRGIDMMDCVLPSRSGRTGQAWTRRGQVNIKNARHADDPRPLDEACSCPACTGYSRAYLHHVFRSGEMISGMLLTWHNLHYYQELMAGLREAIAAQRLDDFVAEFHAMREGGDIPPL, from the coding sequence ATGACCGACCGCTTTTCCTTTGCCCTCAACGCCACCGATGGCCGCGCCCGCACCGGCGCCATCCAGACCCCGAGGGGCGAGGTGCGTACCCCGGCCTTCATGCCGGTGGGCACCGCCGCCACGGTCAAGGCGATGCTGCCCGAGAGCGTGCGCCAGACCGGGGCCGATATCCTGCTGGGCAACACCTATCACCTGATGCTGCGGCCGGGGGCCGAGCGGATCGCGAGGCTGGGCGGGCTGCACCAGTTCATGAACTGGCAGCGCCCGATCCTGACCGACAGCGGCGGCTTCCAGGTGATGAGCCTTGCCGGCCTGCGCAAGCTGACCGAGGAGGGTGTGACCTTCTCAAGCCATGTCGACGGTTCGAAGCATTTCCTCTCGCCCGAGACCAGCATGGAGATCCAGCGGCTTCTGGGCAGCGATATCGTCATGGCCTTCGACGAATGCCCAGCCCTGCCGGCGGCGGAAGAGGATGTGGCGAAATCCATGCGCCTGTCGATGCGGTGGGCGCAGCGGTCACGCGACGCCTTCGGCGACCGTCCAGGCCATGCCCTCTTCGGCATCATGCAGGGCGGCGTTACCCGCGAACTGCGCGAGGAAAGTGCCGAGGCGCTGAAAGCCATCGGTTTCGAGGGCTATGCCATCGGCGGTCTTGCCGTGGGCGAGGGGCAGGAGGCGATGCTGGGTGTGCTCGACTATGCCCCCGGCCTCTTGCCCGAGGATCGGCCGCGCTACCTGATGGGGGTGGGCAAGCCCGATGACATCGTCGGCGCCGTCCAGCGCGGCATCGACATGATGGATTGCGTGTTGCCCTCGCGCTCGGGCCGGACCGGGCAGGCCTGGACCCGGCGCGGGCAGGTGAACATCAAGAATGCCCGCCATGCCGACGATCCGCGCCCGCTGGACGAGGCCTGCAGCTGCCCGGCCTGCACCGGCTATAGCCGCGCCTATCTGCACCATGTCTTCCGCTCGGGCGAGATGATCTCGGGCATGTTGTTGACCTGGCACAACCTGCATTATTATCAGGAATTGATGGCAGGGCTGCGCGAGGCGATTGCGGCGCAGCGTCTGGATGATTTCGTCGCGGAATTTCACGCGATGCGCGAAGGCGGCGATATTCCGCCGCTGTAA
- the rnd gene encoding ribonuclease D, whose protein sequence is MTTITTTEELAKFCEAAKAEAYVTLDTEFLRERTYYSKLCLIQMALPPASTAKIAGGQAVLVDPMVKGLSLEPLYDLFRHKATVKVFHAARQDLEIFFHDAGIFPEPLFDTQVAAMVCGFGEQVGYETLVRKIVKADLDKSSRFTDWSRRPLSDAQKAYALADVTHLRQIYEHLSAQLKKSGRESWLAEEIGVLEDPETYITRPEDAWQRVRTRSNSPRFLAILRELARFRETYAQERDVPRSRVYKDDAMIELASTKPADEGDLGKSRLLLREARRGEIAAGILAAVKAGQEARDLPEPEKTEPGRPGNPALADLLRVLLKAKSDETGVASKLIASAADLDAIASGARDVPALSGWRAEVFGADALRLAGGQIALSAEGGMVRVVPIG, encoded by the coding sequence ATCACCACCATCACCACGACCGAAGAACTGGCCAAATTCTGCGAGGCCGCCAAGGCCGAGGCCTATGTCACGCTCGATACCGAATTCCTGCGCGAGCGGACCTATTATTCCAAGCTCTGCCTGATCCAGATGGCCCTGCCACCCGCCTCGACCGCCAAGATCGCGGGCGGGCAGGCGGTGCTGGTCGATCCGATGGTGAAGGGCCTGTCGCTGGAGCCGCTTTATGACCTCTTCCGCCACAAGGCGACGGTCAAGGTGTTCCACGCCGCGCGGCAGGATCTGGAGATCTTCTTCCACGATGCCGGCATCTTCCCCGAACCGCTGTTCGACACGCAGGTTGCGGCCATGGTCTGCGGCTTTGGCGAGCAGGTCGGCTACGAGACGCTGGTGCGCAAGATCGTCAAGGCCGATCTGGACAAGTCCTCGCGCTTCACCGACTGGTCGCGCCGGCCCCTGTCGGATGCGCAAAAGGCCTATGCGCTGGCGGATGTGACCCATCTGCGCCAGATCTATGAACATCTGTCGGCGCAGCTGAAGAAATCCGGGCGCGAAAGCTGGCTGGCCGAGGAGATCGGCGTGCTGGAAGACCCCGAGACCTACATCACCCGGCCCGAGGATGCCTGGCAGCGGGTGCGCACGCGCTCGAACTCGCCGCGCTTCCTTGCCATCCTGCGCGAACTGGCCCGCTTCCGCGAGACCTATGCGCAGGAACGCGACGTGCCGCGCTCGCGCGTCTACAAGGACGATGCGATGATCGAGCTGGCCTCGACCAAGCCGGCGGACGAGGGCGATCTGGGCAAGTCGCGTCTGCTGCTGCGCGAGGCGCGGCGGGGCGAGATCGCGGCAGGTATCCTCGCGGCGGTGAAGGCCGGGCAGGAGGCGCGCGATCTGCCCGAGCCGGAGAAGACCGAGCCGGGCCGTCCGGGCAATCCGGCGCTGGCCGATCTGCTGCGGGTGCTGTTGAAGGCCAAGTCGGACGAGACCGGAGTGGCCTCGAAGCTGATCGCCTCGGCCGCCGATCTGGATGCCATCGCCAGCGGGGCGCGGGACGTGCCGGCGCTGTCGGGCTGGCGCGCCGAGGTCTTCGGCGCCGACGCGCTGCGTCTGGCCGGGGGGCAGATCGCGCTCTCGGCCGAGGGCGGCATGGTGCGCGTGGTCCCGATCGGCTGA
- a CDS encoding gamma carbonic anhydrase family protein: protein MIWELDGIAPELAGDAWVAADAQLMGRVVLEAGASVWWGAVLRGDNEEIRVGTGSNVQDLCVFHTDPGYPLTIGANCTIGHRAILHGCTIGEGVLVGMGATILNGAKIGAGSLIGAGALIGEGKEIPPGSLVMGVPGKIVRQLDEAAQQGLLESAARYRRNAARFRAGLKQIG from the coding sequence ATGATCTGGGAACTGGACGGGATCGCACCCGAGCTGGCCGGGGATGCCTGGGTTGCGGCGGATGCGCAGCTGATGGGCCGCGTGGTGCTGGAAGCCGGCGCCAGCGTCTGGTGGGGCGCGGTGCTGCGCGGCGATAACGAGGAGATCCGAGTGGGCACCGGCAGCAATGTGCAGGACCTCTGCGTCTTTCACACCGATCCGGGCTATCCGCTGACCATCGGCGCGAATTGCACCATCGGCCACCGGGCGATCCTGCATGGCTGCACCATCGGCGAGGGCGTTCTGGTCGGCATGGGCGCCACCATCCTCAACGGCGCCAAGATCGGCGCCGGCTCGCTGATCGGGGCGGGCGCGCTTATCGGCGAGGGCAAGGAGATCCCGCCGGGCTCGCTGGTGATGGGCGTGCCGGGCAAGATCGTGCGCCAGCTGGACGAGGCGGCGCAACAGGGCCTGCTGGAATCCGCCGCGCGCTATCGCCGCAATGCCGCGCGTTTCCGGGCCGGGCTGAAACAGATCGGCTGA
- a CDS encoding DUF3553 domain-containing protein, translating into MNELLEPGMIVRHPGAPDWGEGQVQSRIGDRITVNFAHAGKQVIDGRRIALQLVRPDGA; encoded by the coding sequence ATGAACGAGCTTCTGGAACCCGGCATGATCGTCCGCCACCCCGGCGCGCCCGACTGGGGCGAGGGGCAGGTGCAGTCGCGCATCGGCGACAGGATCACGGTGAATTTCGCCCATGCGGGCAAGCAGGTCATCGACGGTCGTCGGATCGCGCTGCAACTGGTGCGGCCCGACGGGGCCTGA
- a CDS encoding GNAT family N-acetyltransferase, giving the protein MADGIVLDRLGEADAPLIAGALADLDTTQWLSSVPFPYGLADARRFIAEAGPDDHAIRVNGALAGGVRSGGDLGYWVLPAFRRQGVARRAAVLALTRSFAAGHQQVTASYLQGNTASAALLDELGFGDPHPGTVFSVRLGRDVPATRVVLTRAAFAARHGVSIDTGRLVINRAEPADLPALYDIATRPDVAQMLFIFRPGMKMVDFAPIFPAESLVPPYRLAIRHAGRVIGSIGVGRLDGKNAPPIYYFLSPDSWGQGFGREILQAFLAEIDARYAPPHLEAEVFTDNPASARMLEGVGFRRTGEVMLWSAGRGGKAPGWAYRRDRG; this is encoded by the coding sequence ATGGCGGACGGGATCGTGCTGGACAGGCTGGGTGAGGCCGATGCGCCCCTGATCGCCGGGGCGCTGGCCGATCTCGACACGACGCAATGGCTGAGCAGCGTGCCCTTTCCCTATGGGCTGGCCGATGCACGGAGATTCATCGCCGAGGCGGGGCCGGATGACCATGCCATCCGGGTGAATGGTGCGCTGGCCGGCGGGGTGCGCTCGGGCGGTGACCTGGGCTACTGGGTGCTGCCCGCCTTTCGCCGGCAGGGCGTAGCGCGCCGCGCCGCCGTGCTGGCATTGACCCGCAGTTTTGCGGCAGGACACCAGCAGGTGACGGCCAGCTACCTTCAGGGCAACACTGCCTCGGCGGCGTTGCTGGATGAGCTGGGTTTCGGTGACCCGCATCCGGGGACCGTCTTTTCCGTCCGGCTGGGGCGGGACGTTCCGGCGACCCGGGTGGTGCTGACCCGCGCCGCCTTCGCGGCCCGACACGGCGTCTCGATTGACACCGGGCGGCTCGTGATCAACCGGGCAGAACCTGCCGATCTGCCGGCGCTCTATGACATCGCCACCCGGCCCGATGTGGCGCAGATGCTGTTCATCTTCCGGCCGGGGATGAAGATGGTCGATTTCGCCCCGATCTTCCCCGCTGAATCGCTGGTGCCGCCCTATCGTCTGGCAATCCGCCACGCGGGCAGGGTCATCGGCTCGATCGGCGTCGGTCGGCTGGACGGCAAGAACGCCCCGCCGATCTATTACTTCCTCTCGCCCGACAGCTGGGGTCAGGGCTTTGGCCGCGAGATCCTGCAGGCCTTTCTGGCCGAGATCGACGCCCGCTATGCCCCGCCGCATCTCGAGGCCGAGGTCTTTACCGACAACCCGGCTTCGGCGCGGATGCTGGAGGGCGTCGGCTTTCGCCGCACCGGCGAGGTCATGCTGTGGTCGGCAGGGCGTGGCGGCAAGGCGCCGGGCTGGGCCTATCGGCGCGACCGGGGCTGA
- the rpiA gene encoding ribose-5-phosphate isomerase RpiA produces the protein MSEPTDLSPSDAAKLAASRAAIALVEDGMKLGLGTGSTAVIMVRELAARARAEGLSLRCAATSQATADLASSLGLRVEPLDQIGWLDLTIDGADEVDPDLNLIKGGGGAHLREKIVARASDRMVVIADPGKVVETLGAFHLPVEVIQFGWQITERLIREMLEAQGLGQRPILLRKRDGQPFLTDEGNLILDLSLEAIPDPARLARGFADIPGVVEHGLFLGICDLAIIGKPDGSVVELTRDDLSDEVDPLFAEEDEA, from the coding sequence ATGAGCGAACCGACCGATCTTTCCCCCTCTGACGCCGCCAAGCTGGCCGCCTCGCGCGCCGCCATCGCGCTGGTCGAGGATGGCATGAAACTGGGCCTCGGCACCGGCTCGACCGCCGTCATCATGGTGCGCGAACTGGCCGCGCGGGCCAGGGCCGAGGGGCTGAGCCTGCGCTGCGCCGCGACCTCGCAGGCGACTGCCGACCTGGCGTCGAGCCTTGGCCTCAGGGTGGAACCGCTGGACCAGATCGGCTGGCTCGACCTGACCATCGACGGGGCCGACGAGGTGGACCCGGACCTGAACCTGATCAAGGGTGGCGGCGGGGCGCATTTGCGCGAGAAGATCGTCGCTCGCGCCAGCGACCGCATGGTGGTCATCGCCGACCCCGGCAAGGTGGTCGAGACGCTTGGCGCCTTTCACCTGCCGGTCGAGGTGATCCAGTTCGGCTGGCAGATCACCGAACGGCTGATCCGCGAGATGCTGGAGGCACAGGGTCTGGGCCAGCGCCCGATCCTCTTGCGCAAGCGCGACGGCCAGCCCTTCCTGACCGACGAGGGCAACCTGATCCTTGATCTTTCGCTGGAGGCGATCCCCGACCCGGCGCGGCTGGCGCGTGGCTTTGCCGATATTCCGGGCGTGGTCGAACATGGGCTGTTCCTCGGCATCTGCGATCTGGCGATCATCGGCAAGCCCGATGGCAGCGTGGTCGAACTGACCCGCGACGACCTGTCCGACGAGGTTGATCCGCTCTTTGCCGAGGAGGACGAGGCATGA
- the gorA gene encoding glutathione-disulfide reductase, with the protein MSFDYDLFVIGGGSGGVRAARIAAGQHGARVALAEESRMGGTCVIRGCVPKKLMVFASSARGLAEEAHGYGWLEASAGAFSWPDFHGKLNLELDRLERAYTAGLDQAGVDIFLQRARVADAHTVELADGSRKSAKHILIAAGGRPQRPDIPGAELGMVSDDLFLMDSLPRRALIIGGGFIACEFACILQGLGVETTLNYRGNAVLRGFDGETRDLMTRQLGSNGIDLRLGLSPTGLARDGDGRIRVSFDDDSHDEFDAVIFATGRAPYTGGLGLAEAGVRLQPNGAVEVDDWSQTSVPSIFAVGDVTNRVNLTPVAIREGHSFADTVFGGIPRKMDHSLVAHAVYTRPHELGGVGMTEDEAKKRGGVDIYATTFRPMRSAFAGSPAQVMMKLIVCSETDRVLGCHIFGPEAGEMIQLVAIPITMGATKADFDATIAVHPTMAEEMVTMRQPTRRHHHAEAAE; encoded by the coding sequence ATGAGTTTCGACTATGATCTCTTCGTCATCGGTGGCGGTTCGGGCGGGGTGCGCGCCGCGCGCATTGCCGCCGGACAGCATGGCGCCCGCGTGGCGCTGGCCGAGGAAAGCCGCATGGGCGGCACCTGTGTCATCCGCGGCTGCGTGCCGAAGAAGCTGATGGTCTTCGCCTCTTCCGCCCGCGGACTTGCCGAAGAGGCGCATGGCTATGGCTGGCTCGAGGCCTCGGCGGGGGCGTTCAGCTGGCCCGATTTCCACGGCAAGCTGAACCTTGAACTGGACCGGCTCGAGCGCGCCTATACCGCCGGGCTGGACCAGGCCGGGGTCGATATCTTCCTGCAGCGCGCCCGCGTCGCCGATGCTCATACGGTCGAGCTGGCCGATGGCAGCCGCAAAAGCGCCAAGCACATCCTGATCGCCGCAGGCGGCCGGCCACAGCGCCCCGATATTCCGGGGGCGGAACTGGGGATGGTCTCGGATGACCTGTTCCTGATGGACAGCCTGCCGCGCCGCGCCCTGATCATCGGCGGCGGCTTCATCGCCTGCGAATTTGCCTGCATCCTGCAGGGGCTGGGGGTCGAGACCACGCTCAACTATCGCGGCAATGCGGTGCTGCGCGGCTTTGACGGCGAGACCCGCGATCTGATGACCCGGCAACTTGGCAGCAACGGCATCGACCTGCGCCTTGGCCTCTCGCCCACAGGGCTCGCGCGGGACGGCGATGGCCGCATCCGCGTCAGCTTCGACGATGACAGCCATGATGAGTTTGATGCGGTGATCTTTGCGACCGGCCGCGCGCCCTATACCGGCGGGCTGGGGCTGGCCGAGGCGGGCGTGCGTCTGCAGCCCAATGGTGCGGTCGAGGTCGATGACTGGTCGCAGACATCCGTGCCCTCGATCTTTGCCGTGGGTGATGTGACGAACCGGGTGAACCTGACGCCGGTGGCGATCCGCGAGGGTCACAGCTTTGCCGATACCGTCTTCGGCGGCATCCCCCGCAAGATGGATCACAGCCTTGTCGCCCATGCCGTCTATACCCGCCCGCACGAGCTGGGCGGTGTCGGCATGACCGAGGACGAGGCGAAGAAGCGCGGCGGCGTGGACATCTATGCCACCACCTTCCGGCCGATGCGCTCGGCCTTTGCTGGCTCGCCGGCGCAGGTGATGATGAAGCTGATCGTCTGCAGCGAGACCGACCGGGTGCTCGGCTGCCACATCTTCGGCCCCGAGGCGGGCGAGATGATCCAGCTGGTCGCCATCCCGATCACCATGGGCGCGACCAAGGCCGATTTCGACGCCACCATCGCCGTGCATCCGACCATGGCCGAGGAAATGGTGACCATGCGCCAGCCGACCCGGCGCCATCACCATGCCGAGGCGGCGGAGTAA
- the gmk gene encoding guanylate kinase, translating to MERTGLLIILSSPSGAGKSTLARRLMDWDDSLSFSVSATTRSPRPGEVDGQHYHFTSADDFRELVRTDQMLEHAEVFGNLYGSPRAPVEAAMRAGRDTLFDVDWQGGQQIRASALGGHVVSIFVLPPSLPELERRLRTRGQDSDEVIAGRMAKSRGEISHWAEYDYVLVNDDLDRTEADLRAILSAERLRRNRRAGLGNFVKQLMEGDE from the coding sequence ATGGAACGAACCGGACTGCTGATCATCCTGTCCTCGCCTTCGGGCGCGGGCAAATCCACGCTGGCGCGGCGGCTGATGGACTGGGACGACAGTCTCAGCTTCTCGGTCTCGGCCACCACCCGATCGCCGCGCCCGGGCGAGGTGGACGGCCAGCATTACCATTTCACCAGCGCCGATGACTTCCGCGAACTGGTCCGCACCGACCAGATGCTGGAACATGCCGAGGTCTTCGGCAATCTCTATGGCAGTCCGCGCGCGCCGGTCGAGGCGGCGATGCGGGCCGGGCGCGATACGCTGTTCGACGTGGATTGGCAGGGCGGGCAGCAGATCCGTGCCTCGGCCCTTGGCGGGCATGTCGTGTCGATCTTCGTCCTGCCGCCCTCGCTGCCGGAACTGGAACGGCGGCTGCGCACACGCGGGCAGGACAGCGACGAGGTGATTGCCGGCCGGATGGCGAAAAGCCGGGGCGAGATCAGCCATTGGGCCGAATATGACTATGTTCTGGTCAATGACGACCTGGACCGGACCGAGGCCGATCTGCGCGCCATCCTGTCGGCCGAACGTCTGCGCCGCAACCGCCGCGCCGGTCTGGGCAATTTCGTGAAGCAGTTGATGGAGGGGGACGAATGA
- a CDS encoding GNAT family N-acetyltransferase, with amino-acid sequence MTPDTNYFQIRIATSERDLKAAQRLRYRVFVEELGGDGPLVDHENRLERDEFDPVVDHLCLIDSRRSAEELDHVVGVYRLLPGSRAAEFGRFYCDAEYDLSVLRDCGRSLLELGRSCVDPEYRGGSGMFLLWNALADYVLDLDIEVLFGVASFHGTDIDVLAPSLSWLHQNHLAPSELRPTAKPEGYQDMDLIPAERIDRREAMVNMPALIKAYLRLGGQVGQGAYLDRAFNTTDVFLLMDTAAMSDKHRKFYESRWQQQQ; translated from the coding sequence ATGACCCCCGATACCAACTATTTCCAGATCCGCATCGCCACCAGCGAGCGTGACCTCAAGGCGGCGCAGCGCCTGCGCTATCGCGTCTTCGTCGAGGAACTGGGCGGCGATGGCCCGCTGGTCGATCACGAGAACCGGCTGGAACGCGACGAGTTCGACCCGGTGGTCGATCACCTCTGCCTGATCGATTCGCGCCGCAGCGCCGAGGAGTTGGACCATGTGGTCGGCGTCTATCGCCTGCTGCCCGGCTCGCGCGCGGCCGAGTTCGGGCGCTTCTATTGCGACGCCGAATATGACCTGAGCGTTTTGCGTGACTGCGGTCGCAGCCTGCTGGAACTGGGCCGCTCCTGCGTCGATCCCGAATATCGCGGCGGCTCGGGCATGTTCCTGCTGTGGAACGCGCTGGCCGATTACGTGCTGGATCTGGATATCGAGGTGCTGTTCGGCGTTGCCAGCTTCCACGGCACCGATATCGACGTGCTGGCGCCCTCGCTTTCGTGGCTGCACCAGAACCATCTTGCGCCCTCCGAGCTGCGGCCGACCGCGAAGCCCGAGGGCTATCAGGACATGGACCTGATCCCCGCCGAACGCATCGACCGGCGCGAGGCGATGGTGAACATGCCGGCGCTCATCAAGGCCTATCTGCGGCTTGGCGGGCAGGTCGGGCAGGGCGCCTATCTCGACCGGGCCTTCAACACCACCGATGTATTCCTGCTGATGGACACCGCCGCCATGTCCGACAAGCACCGCAAGTTCTACGAATCCCGCTGGCAGCAGCAGCAATGA
- a CDS encoding SUF system Fe-S cluster assembly protein, with the protein MSSEPLMEGAPLIRPSTTEHPLYEQVVEACKTVYDPEIPVNIFDLGLIYTIEIDAENAVNVVMTLTAPGCPVAGEMPGWVADAIEPLPGVKQVDVAMTFDPQWGMDMMSDEARLELGFM; encoded by the coding sequence ATGAGCTCTGAGCCCCTGATGGAAGGCGCGCCGCTGATCCGGCCGTCGACGACCGAGCACCCGCTCTACGAGCAGGTGGTCGAGGCGTGCAAGACCGTCTATGACCCGGAGATCCCGGTGAACATCTTCGACCTGGGCCTGATCTACACCATCGAGATCGATGCCGAGAACGCGGTGAACGTGGTCATGACCCTGACCGCCCCCGGCTGTCCCGTCGCCGGAGAGATGCCGGGCTGGGTCGCCGATGCCATCGAACCCCTGCCCGGGGTGAAACAGGTCGATGTCGCCATGACCTTCGATCCGCAATGGGGCATGGACATGATGTCCGACGAGGCCCGGCTGGAACTGGGCTTCATGTAA
- a CDS encoding PAS domain-containing protein yields the protein MPDDNQKSGDLPPGAGGRVLHLAEFDANNPARILADLRDYWQSLRRGRAIPLRSEIEPKGIRGALDYAFILERVAPGAARFRLAGRHLIDLMGMEVRGMPLCAFLNPGSRGRLSDVLETVFHAPQLAELTLVAKAEYARPALAARMLLMPLRSDLGDVTRALGCLISEGEPGSLPRRFDLVRERILPIFEGAEIVAPSASAPGFAEPPADWRRTRLPAPAEPATPAAAPAAPAPSAAATALPETPEDRRARFRVVVRND from the coding sequence TTGCCCGATGACAATCAGAAATCAGGGGATCTCCCACCGGGGGCCGGCGGCCGGGTGCTGCATCTGGCCGAGTTCGATGCGAACAACCCGGCGCGCATCCTCGCCGATCTGCGCGATTATTGGCAGAGCCTGCGTCGGGGCCGCGCCATCCCGCTGCGCTCGGAGATCGAACCCAAGGGCATTCGCGGGGCGCTGGATTACGCCTTCATCCTCGAGCGGGTGGCGCCGGGCGCCGCGCGCTTCAGGCTGGCCGGACGGCACCTGATCGACCTGATGGGGATGGAGGTGCGGGGGATGCCGCTTTGCGCCTTCCTCAATCCCGGATCGCGGGGGCGGCTGTCGGACGTGCTGGAAACCGTGTTCCACGCCCCGCAGCTGGCCGAGCTGACGCTGGTGGCCAAGGCGGAATACGCCCGCCCGGCGCTGGCGGCGCGGATGCTGCTGATGCCGCTGCGCTCCGATCTCGGCGATGTCACCCGCGCGCTTGGCTGCCTGATCAGCGAGGGCGAGCCGGGCAGCCTGCCGCGGCGCTTCGACCTAGTGCGCGAACGTATCCTGCCGATCTTCGAAGGGGCCGAGATCGTCGCCCCCTCGGCCTCGGCACCCGGCTTCGCCGAGCCGCCGGCCGACTGGCGCCGGACCCGGCTGCCCGCCCCGGCCGAACCTGCGACGCCAGCAGCAGCACCGGCTGCCCCGGCACCCTCGGCCGCTGCCACCGCCCTGCCCGAGACGCCCGAGGATCGCCGCGCCCGTTTCCGGGTGGTGGTCCGCAACGACTAG